TTCGATCAGCTTGGCCTCGACCGTGTAGTTGGACAGCCCATTGCCCCAGACGGTCTTGACGTCTTCGTGCAGATGGCCGCTTTCGAGCAGTTCCTGAATGAGGAAGCCCATGCCGCCAGCGGCGTGGAAATGGTTCACGTCGGCCACGCCATTGGGGTAGACGCGCGCCAGCAGCGGGGTGGCGTCCGACAGGTCGCTCATATCGTCCCAGGTCACCTGCAGGCCAGCGGCCGCCGCGATGGCGATCAGGTGCATGGTGTGGTTGGTCGAGCCGCCCGTGGCGTGCAGGCCGACCAGACCGTTGACGATGGCCTTTTCGTCGATGACGTGACCAACGGGGGTGTAATCATTGCCCTGTGCGGTCAGCGACAGCGCACGAATGGTGGCTTCGCGGGTCAATGCGTCGCGCAGCGGGGTGCCGGGATTGACGAAGCTGGCGCCAGGCAGATGCAGGCCCATGATTTCCATGAGCATCTGGTTGGAGTTGGCGGTGCCGTAAAAAGTGCAGGTGCCTGCCGCGTGGTAGGACTTGGACTCCGCTTCGAGCAATTCGGCGCGGCCGACCTTGCCTTCCATATAGAGCTGGCGAACCTTGGCTTTTTCGTCATTGGGGATACCCGATGGCATGGGGCCGGCGGGCACGAACACCGCTGGCAGGTGGCCAAAGGTCAGCGCGCCGATCAGCAGGCCGGGCACGATCTTGTCGCAAATGCCCAGATAGACGGCGGCATCGAACATGTTGTGGCTCAGCGAAATGGCGGTCGCCATGGCGATCACGTCGCGGCTGAACAGGCTCAGGTCCATGCCGGGCTGGCCCTGGGTCACGCCATCGCACATGGCAGGCACGCCACCGGCAACCTGGGCGGTGGAGCCCATTTCGCGGGCCGCCTGTTTGATCAGATCGGGATAGAATTGATAGGGCTGATGGGCGCTCAGCATGTCGTTATAGCTGGTCACGATGCCCAGATTGAGCGATTTGTGGCCGGCCAGTTGCGCCTTCTCGGCGGGCGAGCAGGCAGCGAAGGCATGGGCAAGGTTGCCGCAGGAGAGCACGGTACGGTTGACGCCGGCTTCGCGGGCACCCTCAAGACGGTTCAGATAATCGCGACGGCTGTCGCGGCTACGCGCGGCGATGCGATCGGTGACATCCTGGATGGCCTGACGGACAGACATATCGGCTCCTGTTCTTGGAGCCCTTCGTGGCCAGAGCGGTCAATTGGGGACCGCTGAGGGGACTATGGGCACCAGTAGACGTTGACGGCGTGGCCGGACCGCAACACGGCACGAATGGGCATGTCCTGGGTCGGACCATCTCCCAAAGCGGTGTCGAGCACGGCGGCCTTTTCCTCCCCTTCAATATGAAGGTACAGCCCATCCGCGCGGAGGAGACGCGGCAGGGTAAAGGTGATGCGGGGTTCGCCCGCGCCCGGTGCGCGGATGGCCAGGGTGGGGCCTTCCTCGCTCAGGGCCTGGTCCAGCGTATCGCCGCCGGGAAAGAACGAGGCGGTATGGCCGTCGCTGCCCATGCCCAGCACGACAGCGGCGAACTGCTCGGGCAGATCGGCCAGCAGGGCATTGGTGCGCGCCACGCCCGCGGCATCAGGCTCATCGCCGCCCGAATAGAGCGGGTAGAAGCGCGCCGTGGCTGCGGGTCCCTGCAGCATGCGTTCATTGACCAGCAAGGCGTTGGAGCGGTCATTGGTTTCATCGACCCAGCGCTCATCAACTAGGGTGACGATCACCTTGGACCAGTCGATGTCCTTGGTCTTGCCCAGCGCCTGGAAGAACCGGCTGGGGGTCGACCCACCGCTGACGGCAATCGCCGCCTCGCCGCGCGCGTCGATGGCTGTGCGAATGCGGTCGGCAACGGCCTCTGCCAGTTCATTGGCAAGGGTCGGCTTGTCGGCAAAGCTGCGGCGCTCGAGCACGGGCTGGGTCATTCTAGTTCTCATCCTCATGCCAGGTGCGGCCATCACGCTCGATCAGCGCATGCGAGCCGCTGGGGCCCCAGGTGCCAGCCACATAGGACTGTGGTGGTTCCGAAGACCGTTCCCAGGCCTCGCGGATCGGGTCGACCCACTTCCAGGCCGCTTCGAGTTCGTCGCGACGCATGAACAGGGTCTGGCTGCCACGGATCACGTCGAGCAGCAGGCGCTCATAGGCTTCTGGCGTGCGTTCCGAGAAGGTCTGGGCAAAGCTCAGGTTCAGGGGCACTTCGCGCAGGCGCATGCCACCGGGACCGGGATCCTTGATCATCATCATCAGCTTGACGCCCTCATCGGGCTGCAGGCGGATGATCAACTTGTTGGCCTTGGGTGCGCCCTCGGCGTGGTCAAAGATCGAATGCGGAATCGGTTTGAACTGGATGGCGATTTCCGAGACCCGGCTGGCCATGCGCTTGCCGGTGCGCAGATAGAACGGCACGCCGGACCAGCGCCAGTTTTCGATTTCGGCCTTGAGTGCCACAAAGGTCTCGGTGCGGCTGCCCTTCTTTTCTTCGGGCAGTTCGTCCTGATAGCTGGCCACCGAGGTGGTTTCGGAGCTGACGCCCTTGTACTGGCCGCGCACGGTCATCTTGGCCACGTCACCATTGGTGATGGGCTTGAGCGAGCGCAGGACCTTGAGCTTTTCGTCGCGCAACGCATTGGCGTCGTCGCTGGCGGGCGGCTCCATGGCCACAAGGCAGAGCAACTGCAGCATGTGGTTCTGGATCATGTCGCGCAGGGCGCCGGATTCGTCATAATAGCCGCGGGTACCGGCCCCAACGCTTTCAGCCACGGTGAGCTGGACGTGGTCGATATGGGCCGAGTTCCACACGGGTTCGAACAGCGTGTTGGCAAAGCGCAGCGCCAGCAGGTTCTGCACGGTCTCTTTGCCGAGATAATGGTCGATACGGTAGACCTGATCTTCCTCGAAGATCTTGGCCACGCCGTCATTGATTTCCATCGATGACAGCAGATCGTGGCCCAGTGGCTTCTCGATCACCACGCGGGCGTCGCGACGATAGACCTTGGTCTTGGAGAGCTGTTCGGCGATCGGCTCGAACAGATCGGGGGCCACGGCCAGATAGAAGGCGCGGACAACTTCAGGGTCGTCTCGCAGGGCCTTTTTCAGATCGCCCCAGCCCGCTTTGTTGCTGACGTCGTTGATGATGTAGGAGAAAATATTGACGAAGCGCTCGATGACCGCGGCGTCCTGATATTCCTTTTCCACGAACTGGGTGATCGCATCACGCGCGGCGTTCTGGAAATCGGCATCGCTCAGCTTGGAGCGCGACACACCAATAATGCGGCTGTTCTCATCGAACTGGCCATCCTTGAAGCGGTGATAGAGCGCAGGAATCAGCTTGCGCTTGGTCAGATCACCGGTGGCGCCAAAGACCACATAATCGAATGGCTGGACGGGAATGATGCGGCTGGACAACGGGCTAGTCCTTAGTTTGACGCGAGGTTCAAGCGAAATTGTGCTTGGCGAGAATGACAGCGCCATGCAGCGGCTCGAAGCGTGGCAGCATGACAAAGTCGCCATAGCGCTTTTCGAGGAGCGGGAACAGACGCTGGCCGAAGCCACCGACGATCGCCATCACCTTGGCATTGCGCGCCTTGAACCACTTTACGTAGGTTTCGATATAGCTGAACTGCAGTTCAAGCATCTTTAGGGCGACCGGATCGCCTTGGTCGAGATAGTCGCTCATCAGCGGCATCAGCTTGCCGAATTCGGCAGGCGCACGGCCGATCAGGGCATCATCGCAGCCTTCCGAGCCATCATTGCTGATGATCCTGAGATCCATGTCGGTGGCAAATGACCAGGTCATCACCGCCTGATTGTCACCACCGAGCGCGGCGATCACTGCCTTGGTCAGCGGCGACGATGGCACCAGACCGTCTTCGGCCTCCACAGAATAGCGCACCAGTTCGCGGCCCAGAATGGCGCCCGACATCTGATCGCCAATCTGGAAGCCCCAGCCACCGGCCTGATGGCGCTGGCCATCAACCACTGCCAGCGCTGCCGAACCGGTACCAACGATGATCACCGCGCCCTCTTCGCCACCAAGGGCGCCGGCATGGGCAATATCGATATCGTCATAGACCTTCACCCCGGCAAAGGGCCAATGCCGTGCGGCGAACTCATCGCGCGCCGAATCCATGCGGCCACCGGCCATGCCAAAGCAGGCATAGGTATTGGCGGTCTGTGCATAGTCGAGCCCAGCGGCAGCGAACACATCGCGCGTGCCGGCCAGAATGGCCTTGTAGGCGGGTTCGCCATCGTCGATCTGCAGGTTGGAGCGACCGTTCCTGACCTCAGCCAGCGTCTGCAGATTCTCATCGGCCAGACGCACGCGGCAATTGGTACCGCCACCATCAACGCCAAGGTAGTATCTCGTCACGCTAGGATTCTCCGAATTCAGAAGGGATTCTAGGGTCTGGTTTCGGCGCGGACCATAGTGCGAAAGCTGATAATACGAAAGTAGGATAAGGCACAAAATATCCCTGCCAAGTCCCCTGCCCGCATGGCTCGCCTGCGCGGAGCATACAAGCAGTTATGGCCACAGGGTTTTCGTGGCATACCATAGCGGTGATCAGATGGAGGTCGAAGCATGACGCGACACGTGTTGGTGCTGGGCGGCGCCCGTTCGGGCAAAACCGCTTTTGGCGAGAGTTTGGCCCTGCGCAGCGGCAGTACGCCGGCCTATCTGGCCACTGCCGAAGTGCTTGATGGCGAGATGCGGGACCGCGTTGCCAGCCATCAGGCCGGACGCGCCGGACAGTTCGCCACCATAGAAGAGCCGTTGGCGCTGTCGAAGACCCTGCTCAAGGCAGCCAGGAGCCATGACGTCATTCTGGTGGATTGTCTGACCCTGTGGATCACCAATCTGCTGGTATCTGGCGACAATGTTGCCGCGCAGGTGGAAAAGCTCGGGCAGACACTGGGCCAGTTGCAGGATACGCGGATCATTCTGGTCAGCAATGAGGTCGGTCTGGGCATTGTCCCCGACAATGCCATGGCCCGCACCTTCCGCGATCTGGCCGGCAGTGCGCATCAACGGCTCGCCGAGATCTGCGACGATGTCTATTTCGTCGTCGCGGGACTGCCCATGACGCTCAAGGGCGAACCACCCATCCCCACCATGGGACGCACGCAATAGGCACCAGAATCAGCCAAGGGCTATACTCAGTGCTAACAGTGCGCTGACACTTAGCAGCACATTCAGGGTCATGCGGTAGAGGGTTAGCGCGCGGGTGATATGATAGGGTCCGAGCTTGGTTTCGCCTTCGCCCATGATCGGCAGATCGACCACTTCACCGTCATAACTCCTTGGCCCACCAAGCGAAAACCCGAGCGCGCCAGCAAAGGTCGCCTCCGGCCAGCCCGAATTGGGCGAGCGGTGTTTCATGGCGTCGCGCGTGGCCGCCTGCCACGCCTTGGACGGGCTGGCCCCGGGCACAAAGAAGCAGGCAATGGTCACCAAAACCGCCGTCAGCCGGGCGGGAACGAGATTGACCAGATCATCAAGGCGCGCGGCCGCCCAACCAAAATCGGCGTAGCGCTCATTCTTGTGGCCGATCATCGAATCAGCGGTGTTGATGGCCTTGTAGAGCGCAATGCCCGGCAGGCCGAGCAGCACCAGCCAGAACCACGGTGCGACCACACCGTCCGAGGCGCTTTCGGCCAAGGTCTCCACCGCTGCGCGGGAAACGCCAGCGGTATCAAGCTGTTGGGGATCTCGGCCCACGATCTGGCTCACCGCCTCGCGCCCGGCCTCCAGCGAGGTCAACAGCGCATCGGCCACCGCCTGCACGGCCCGACCCAGTTCCTTTTGCGCCAGGAAGGGCGTCGTCAGCAGGATTTCGAGCACCCAGCCGAGCGGTATGCGGTGCACAATATTGCGCACCATCAGCGTTACAATCAGCGTCGTGCCGAGCACCAGCACCATGGTCACCATGCCGCGCACGCGCCGTTGCTCGGGGGATTGCTCCTCCTTCCACAGTCGTGATTCGAGCCAGCTGAGGAGCTTGCCGATCCACATGACGGGGTGGCCGATCTGGGCCAGCAAGCGAGGCGGATAGCCCTGCCAGCGCTCGAGGATCAGCGCCAAGGGAGCAATAAATACGTGCATCAGTCCAGCCTAACGGGTTCTGCGAGCCCCAAAAGGGCATCAATATCAATGTGATGTTCAAGGTGAGCGGCCAGTGCATCGAGCGTGGTGTCGATGCTGGCCTCATAGGCGAAATCAGGCGAGGCAACATTGCCCAGCACAGCACGCCGGAAATCGTCGGCGGCAAACAGACCGTGCAGATAGGTGCCCTGCACCCGGCCGTCGGCGCTCACCGCGCCTTCGTTCATGCCCGCCACATGGGCGAAAGGCCGTGCAATATCAGGCCCCTGGGTAACACCCATATGCATGTGATAGCCGGCAATGGCAGTGCCGGAGCCCAAGTGAATGGCCCGCTCTACCCGCAATTGCTTGACCGGGCTGAGGACGGTTTCAACATCGAGCAGACCAAGGCCCTCAGTCGTACCCGGCGTGCCTTCGATCCCGTCCGGATCGGCGATGGAGCGCCCCAGCATCTGGTAGCCGCCGCAAATGCCGATGATCTTATCCCCGGCGCGGTGATGGGCGATAATATCGATGTCCCAGCCATTGGCGCGCAGCGCTGCCATATCGCTGCGGGTGGCTTTGGAACCGGGGAGGATAATCAGATCAGCGTTGCGGGGAATAGCTTGCCCCGGCGCCACCAGCACCAGATTGACTCCCGGTTCGGCCCGTAGCGGATCGAGATCGTCAAAATTGGCGATGCGCGGCAGTTGCGGCACGGCAATGGTGAGGGCGCCGGACTTGTCTGAGGTGTAATCGGCCAGCGCCAGGACATCCTCTGCCGGCAGCTTGCCCGCATCGGTAAACCAGGGCACCGGACCGAAGCAGGGAACCCCGGTCTTTTGCGCGAGAAAAGCGATTCCATCGGCGAAAAGCGAAGGATCACCTTGAAACTTGTTAATCAGGCTGGCGCGGATGCGTTTGGCGTCGGCCGGGGCGACCACTGCAAAGGTGCCTACCACCGATGCAATAACCCCGCCCCGATGGATGTCACCCACCAAAACAACTGGAATATCAGCAGCTTGCGCAAAACCAAAATTGGCGATGTCATTGCGGCGCAGGTTGACTTCTGAGGCGCTGCCAGCGCCTTCAACGATAACAAAATCCACATCGGCCGCCAATTCATGAAAGGCGTCGATCACCTCGGGCAGCAGCTTGCCGCGCTCATTCCAGTAGGTGCGCGCGGTCATTGAGGCCACACGCTGCCCCCGCACCACTACCTGTGAACCAGTTTCCAGTTCAGGCTTGAGCAGAACCGGGTTCATGGCGGTAATCGGCTCGCGTCGCGATGCCCGTGCCTGCAGCGCCTGAGCCCGCCCGATCTCACCACCATCGGCGGTCACGGCGGCATTATTGCTCATATTCTGCGGCTTGAACGGCGCGACCTTGAGGCCGCGATTGGCCAGGGCACGGCACAGGCCAGCGACTATCAGCGATTTGCCGACGTCCGACCCCGTCCCCATGAACATCAGTGCCTTAGCCATGGCCAGACTTATGCCGCATCAATCACGTGCGCGTAAGACCCCATCACCCGCCCAATTACCGCGCCCATGGGCGGCATGGCATCGCCACGCGCATCAGCAGCCGCAAACAGCGGGTTCAGCCGTGACTGTTTGGCAGATGAATAGTGAAACTCATGGCCATTGAGCCGACCCGGCCAGGGCAGATCGCCCGACTGCACCAGGCGCCGATAGCCCAGAATACGCTTGGGACGATCAATGTGCGTCGTCACCGGCAACAGTCCCGCCATGGCATGGCTGGCGCCGGCCTTGTCCACCAGTGCATCGCCGAGCACCATGAAGCCGCCGCACTCGCCATAGAGCAGCGCGCCGCGGTCGCGCGCGGCCACCAGTCCCGCCTTGAAGGCGTCCGCAGCGGCCAGTGTTGCGCCATGCAGTTCGGGATAGCCGCCGGGCAGGAATACGGCATCGGCATCCCCCCCAGGCGCTTCGTTGCGCAGCGGCGAAAAGAAGCTCAACTGCGCACCCTGACTGCGCCAGCCATCAAGCAGATGGGGATAGGCAAAGGCGAAAGCATCATCGCGGGCGATCGCCATATGCTGGCCCAGCGGCGGCAGATCCGCTGCATCCTCGGCACCTTCCCCCAGCGGCGCGGCAATGGCCTGGAACCGGTCGAGATCGACATAGTCCCCCATGGCGGTGGCCGCCTCATCAAGGAAACCGGCAAAGGCGTTGACCTCGCCGGGCAGCACCAGGCCCAGATGGCGCTCGGGCAGCACCAGCGCCGGATTGCGCGGAATGGCGCCAAGGCAGGGAATACCCGTCGCGGCCAACGCCTCGGTCAGCATGCGCTCATGCTTCATCGACGCCACGCGGTTGATGATCACCCCCGCAACCCGCACGCCAACCCGCCAGTTGGCAAAGCCAGCCACCAGCGGCGCTATGGATTGGCTTTGCCGGTCGGCATCGACCACCAGAACCACAGGCAGCTCAAGCAGTTCGGCGAGATCGGCTGTGGATCCGATGCCGTCGGCTGCACCGTCAAAGAGGCCCATCACGCCTTCAACAATAAGCAGATCAGCGCCCGTGGCCTGGGTCGCGGCCAGCTGCTTGAGTCGGTGCGGGGTCATCGACCAGGGGTCGAGATTGACGGCGTCGCGCAGCGCTGCGCGCGCCAGAAAGGTGGGATCGATGTAGTCCGGACCGGTCTTGGCCGGTGCAACGACGACACCGCGCTGGCGCAAGGCGGCCAGCAGGCCAAGTGTGACCACGGTCTTGCCCGAACCCGAGCGCGGTGCGCCAATGACGAGCCCTTTAGCCAAAGGTGTGGCTCCGCATCTGCCCGACATACCAGTCCAGCGTCTCGCGATACTGGCTGACCGCGCCCAGCACGACGATGGCCGGGGTTGGAATGTCTTTAAGTTCGCTGACTTCGCCCAGCGTGGTTTCAATCACGACCTGCTGTGGTGTGGCGGCGTGGGAGACAATGGCGAGGCGCTCGCCGCCATCGCGACCGGCCTCAAGCAGTTTTTGTGTGATGGAGCCCAGATGCTTGATCGCCATGAACATGACGATGACTGGCGCGGCCTTGGCCACGGCGGGCCAGTCCACACCATGCGGCACGGCGCCCGATTCATCGTGGCCGGTGAGGAACATCACAGCCTGATTGACGTCGCGATGGGTGACAGGAATGCCGGCATAGGCCAGCCCGCCAACGCCCGAGGAAATACCGGGCACAATACGGAACTGCACACCGTGCTTGACCAGCATCCCCGCCTCCTCGCCGCCACGGCCAAAGATGAACGGGTCGCCGCCCTTGAGGCGCAGGACGCGCTTGCCAGCCTTGGCCAGCGCCACCAGTTGCAGCGAGATATCGGCCTGTTTGGGCGATGGTTTGCCGCCACGTTTGCCGGCAAAGATGCGTTCGACGTGACGCGGTGCCATGGCCAGCAGATCAGGCGAAACCAGTGCGTCATGAACAATCACATCGGCCTGTCCCAGGGCGTGATAGGCAAGCAGGGACGCCAGCCCCGGCCCGCCCGGGCCCGCGCCAACCAGCCAGACCGTGCCCGGTTCGAGCTGCGGGAAATCAGCATTGTCGAGGGCCGCGAAATGGGCGCGGCGGCGTGGTTTGCGGATCCAGCCGAACATCAGTGCATCAACCCTTGAGGCGCGCGGTGGGAATGGGCACAGTGGCGCGTCATGAAGTACTCAGTGCGATGAAGATTCTGATCCTGGGCGGCACCGCCGAAGCGCGTGATCTGGCGGGGCGTCTGCTCGAACTGGGCCATGATGTCACCAGCTCGCTGGCTGGTCGCACACAGAATCCTACCCTGCCCGCCGGCGCGGTGCGCATGGGCGGATTTGGCGGTGCGGTTGGACTGGGCTCCTATCTGAGAAACGAGAACATTGAGCGGCTGATTGACGCCACGCACCCCTATGCGGGCACGATTTCGGCCAATGCGGTCGCCGCCGCCCAGGCCAGCGGCGTGATGCTGGTGCGTTACATGCGTCCGGTCTGGGCGGAGCCTGACAGCGCGGGCTGGACCAATGTCGCCACGGCAGCCGAGGCTGCCTCGGTCTTGCCCGCCGATGCCACGGTTCTGCTCACCACAGGTCACACTGGTCTGGTTGATTTTCTTGGCCGTGCCGATTGCCGCTTTCTCGTGCGCCTGATCGAGGCCCCGGCCGTGGCAATCCCGTCCCACACGAGGCTGCTGCAGGACCGTCCACCCTATGGACTGGCCGACGAAATGGCGCTGTTGGCGCGCGAGAGCATCACTCATCTGGTCACCAAGAATTCCGGCGGGGCACAGACGGCGGCCAAGCTGGAAGCGGCGCAGCGACTTGGAGTTGAGGTGATCATGATTGCCCGTCCCGCCTATGGCCCAGCGCTCGAAGTGAGCAGCGTGGATGGTGCTATCGAGGCATTGGCGCTGACGGGCTGACCAAAACTGGCCACGCTGAATCCGAGCTTACAATCGGAAATGGCGCAGGTGGCATAATCTGATTTGCGTTTATGCAGGCGGACCGGGCCAGCCATGGCAGCCACGGCGTCAGCGACACCGGGCACATCGCCACTCAAATCGGCATCATCAAGCAGGCGCATTGGCACGGCGAAATACAGCGCCACGGGCAGGAGCAGCGGACTGGTTGCCTTGCGCATATGAGTGCCAATAGCGGCCAGTTGACTGGGATGCAGGTTCAGTTCAGCGAGGCAGGCCCGGATCAGTGCGATGATCTCACCGGCACTGGCCGCGGAGGCAAAGCCAATGCCAGCGACAAATCTGTCTGTAGGGGCGGGGATCGCCCCGAATCTAGCTGTCATAATCGCCTCTCAAAGCAAGAGGCAGGTTCGCTCAAGACCGTTGCAGCTCCGGGGTTGGTCCCCGATTTGGGTCGACCGCACCGAATTCTGTTTCAGTTCCTTCGTGGGAACTCTGCGCATGTTTTGGTTCTAGGCGGGCAGAACCGCTTGGTCAATCAATGGCTTGGCCTGCTTCATGACCAGATAAGAATGCTTCTGAAAATGATTTGCAAATTCAATGACTTGTCGCGTCGGTTTTGGGTGGTTATGGCCTCCCCATGATTTGGGGCGAGACTGGACAATGACGGCAACAGCAAAGCGAACGCTGGCCATTGCGGCAGCAAGCCTACTGATCGGCCTGATCGTGCTGGGACTCAAAGTGCTGGCCTGGCAGATTACCGGATCGATCGCGCTCTATTCCGATGCCCTGGAATCCATCGTCAATGTGGTGACGGCCATTGCGGCGCTCAGTGCTGTATGGCTGGCGCAAAAGCCCGCCGACGCCGCCCTACCCTATGGCTATCACAAGGCCGAGTATTTCTCGGCCGTG
The DNA window shown above is from Devosia litorisediminis and carries:
- the edd gene encoding phosphogluconate dehydratase; this encodes MSVRQAIQDVTDRIAARSRDSRRDYLNRLEGAREAGVNRTVLSCGNLAHAFAACSPAEKAQLAGHKSLNLGIVTSYNDMLSAHQPYQFYPDLIKQAAREMGSTAQVAGGVPAMCDGVTQGQPGMDLSLFSRDVIAMATAISLSHNMFDAAVYLGICDKIVPGLLIGALTFGHLPAVFVPAGPMPSGIPNDEKAKVRQLYMEGKVGRAELLEAESKSYHAAGTCTFYGTANSNQMLMEIMGLHLPGASFVNPGTPLRDALTREATIRALSLTAQGNDYTPVGHVIDEKAIVNGLVGLHATGGSTNHTMHLIAIAAAAGLQVTWDDMSDLSDATPLLARVYPNGVADVNHFHAAGGMGFLIQELLESGHLHEDVKTVWGNGLSNYTVEAKLIEEKLTFEPSPRESALPKVLTKVATPFQETGGLKLLSGNLGRSVIKVSAVKPEHRVIEAPARVFHGQEGLQAAFKAGELTGDMIAVVRFSGPKALGMPELHKLTPALGLLQDRGFKVALLTDGRMSGASGKVPAAIHMTPEAVNGGPISKIRDGDMIRLDANQGSLTFLGDEKEFFARTPATEDLRSQHFGMGRELFANFRAMVGVADKGASVFQ
- the zwf gene encoding glucose-6-phosphate dehydrogenase — its product is MSSRIIPVQPFDYVVFGATGDLTKRKLIPALYHRFKDGQFDENSRIIGVSRSKLSDADFQNAARDAITQFVEKEYQDAAVIERFVNIFSYIINDVSNKAGWGDLKKALRDDPEVVRAFYLAVAPDLFEPIAEQLSKTKVYRRDARVVIEKPLGHDLLSSMEINDGVAKIFEEDQVYRIDHYLGKETVQNLLALRFANTLFEPVWNSAHIDHVQLTVAESVGAGTRGYYDESGALRDMIQNHMLQLLCLVAMEPPASDDANALRDEKLKVLRSLKPITNGDVAKMTVRGQYKGVSSETTSVASYQDELPEEKKGSRTETFVALKAEIENWRWSGVPFYLRTGKRMASRVSEIAIQFKPIPHSIFDHAEGAPKANKLIIRLQPDEGVKLMMMIKDPGPGGMRLREVPLNLSFAQTFSERTPEAYERLLLDVIRGSQTLFMRRDELEAAWKWVDPIREAWERSSEPPQSYVAGTWGPSGSHALIERDGRTWHEDEN
- a CDS encoding cobyrinate a,c-diamide synthase encodes the protein MSGRCGATPLAKGLVIGAPRSGSGKTVVTLGLLAALRQRGVVVAPAKTGPDYIDPTFLARAALRDAVNLDPWSMTPHRLKQLAATQATGADLLIVEGVMGLFDGAADGIGSTADLAELLELPVVLVVDADRQSQSIAPLVAGFANWRVGVRVAGVIINRVASMKHERMLTEALAATGIPCLGAIPRNPALVLPERHLGLVLPGEVNAFAGFLDEAATAMGDYVDLDRFQAIAAPLGEGAEDAADLPPLGQHMAIARDDAFAFAYPHLLDGWRSQGAQLSFFSPLRNEAPGGDADAVFLPGGYPELHGATLAAADAFKAGLVAARDRGALLYGECGGFMVLGDALVDKAGASHAMAGLLPVTTHIDRPKRILGYRRLVQSGDLPWPGRLNGHEFHYSSAKQSRLNPLFAAADARGDAMPPMGAVIGRVMGSYAHVIDAA
- a CDS encoding cobalamin biosynthesis protein, with the translated sequence MTARFGAIPAPTDRFVAGIGFASAASAGEIIALIRACLAELNLHPSQLAAIGTHMRKATSPLLLPVALYFAVPMRLLDDADLSGDVPGVADAVAAMAGPVRLHKRKSDYATCAISDCKLGFSVASFGQPVSANASIAPSTLLTSSAGP
- the cobA gene encoding uroporphyrinogen-III C-methyltransferase, producing MFGWIRKPRRRAHFAALDNADFPQLEPGTVWLVGAGPGGPGLASLLAYHALGQADVIVHDALVSPDLLAMAPRHVERIFAGKRGGKPSPKQADISLQLVALAKAGKRVLRLKGGDPFIFGRGGEEAGMLVKHGVQFRIVPGISSGVGGLAYAGIPVTHRDVNQAVMFLTGHDESGAVPHGVDWPAVAKAAPVIVMFMAIKHLGSITQKLLEAGRDGGERLAIVSHAATPQQVVIETTLGEVSELKDIPTPAIVVLGAVSQYRETLDWYVGQMRSHTFG
- a CDS encoding cobyric acid synthase translates to MAKALMFMGTGSDVGKSLIVAGLCRALANRGLKVAPFKPQNMSNNAAVTADGGEIGRAQALQARASRREPITAMNPVLLKPELETGSQVVVRGQRVASMTARTYWNERGKLLPEVIDAFHELAADVDFVIVEGAGSASEVNLRRNDIANFGFAQAADIPVVLVGDIHRGGVIASVVGTFAVVAPADAKRIRASLINKFQGDPSLFADGIAFLAQKTGVPCFGPVPWFTDAGKLPAEDVLALADYTSDKSGALTIAVPQLPRIANFDDLDPLRAEPGVNLVLVAPGQAIPRNADLIILPGSKATRSDMAALRANGWDIDIIAHHRAGDKIIGICGGYQMLGRSIADPDGIEGTPGTTEGLGLLDVETVLSPVKQLRVERAIHLGSGTAIAGYHMHMGVTQGPDIARPFAHVAGMNEGAVSADGRVQGTYLHGLFAADDFRRAVLGNVASPDFAYEASIDTTLDALAAHLEHHIDIDALLGLAEPVRLD
- the cbiB gene encoding adenosylcobinamide-phosphate synthase CbiB codes for the protein MHVFIAPLALILERWQGYPPRLLAQIGHPVMWIGKLLSWLESRLWKEEQSPEQRRVRGMVTMVLVLGTTLIVTLMVRNIVHRIPLGWVLEILLTTPFLAQKELGRAVQAVADALLTSLEAGREAVSQIVGRDPQQLDTAGVSRAAVETLAESASDGVVAPWFWLVLLGLPGIALYKAINTADSMIGHKNERYADFGWAAARLDDLVNLVPARLTAVLVTIACFFVPGASPSKAWQAATRDAMKHRSPNSGWPEATFAGALGFSLGGPRSYDGEVVDLPIMGEGETKLGPYHITRALTLYRMTLNVLLSVSALLALSIALG
- a CDS encoding cobalt-precorrin-6A reductase translates to MKILILGGTAEARDLAGRLLELGHDVTSSLAGRTQNPTLPAGAVRMGGFGGAVGLGSYLRNENIERLIDATHPYAGTISANAVAAAQASGVMLVRYMRPVWAEPDSAGWTNVATAAEAASVLPADATVLLTTGHTGLVDFLGRADCRFLVRLIEAPAVAIPSHTRLLQDRPPYGLADEMALLARESITHLVTKNSGGAQTAAKLEAAQRLGVEVIMIARPAYGPALEVSSVDGAIEALALTG
- the pgl gene encoding 6-phosphogluconolactonase yields the protein MTQPVLERRSFADKPTLANELAEAVADRIRTAIDARGEAAIAVSGGSTPSRFFQALGKTKDIDWSKVIVTLVDERWVDETNDRSNALLVNERMLQGPAATARFYPLYSGGDEPDAAGVARTNALLADLPEQFAAVVLGMGSDGHTASFFPGGDTLDQALSEEGPTLAIRAPGAGEPRITFTLPRLLRADGLYLHIEGEEKAAVLDTALGDGPTQDMPIRAVLRSGHAVNVYWCP
- a CDS encoding BadF/BadG/BcrA/BcrD ATPase family protein: MTRYYLGVDGGGTNCRVRLADENLQTLAEVRNGRSNLQIDDGEPAYKAILAGTRDVFAAAGLDYAQTANTYACFGMAGGRMDSARDEFAARHWPFAGVKVYDDIDIAHAGALGGEEGAVIIVGTGSAALAVVDGQRHQAGGWGFQIGDQMSGAILGRELVRYSVEAEDGLVPSSPLTKAVIAALGGDNQAVMTWSFATDMDLRIISNDGSEGCDDALIGRAPAEFGKLMPLMSDYLDQGDPVALKMLELQFSYIETYVKWFKARNAKVMAIVGGFGQRLFPLLEKRYGDFVMLPRFEPLHGAVILAKHNFA
- the cobU gene encoding bifunctional adenosylcobinamide kinase/adenosylcobinamide-phosphate guanylyltransferase, yielding MTRHVLVLGGARSGKTAFGESLALRSGSTPAYLATAEVLDGEMRDRVASHQAGRAGQFATIEEPLALSKTLLKAARSHDVILVDCLTLWITNLLVSGDNVAAQVEKLGQTLGQLQDTRIILVSNEVGLGIVPDNAMARTFRDLAGSAHQRLAEICDDVYFVVAGLPMTLKGEPPIPTMGRTQ